The following are from one region of the Pectobacterium actinidiae genome:
- the iclR gene encoding glyoxylate bypass operon transcriptional repressor IclR encodes MTPPEPAKRGKKPRVSTGTTAQPTGQVQSLTRGLTLLEYIAKANGSVALTDLAQQAGLPNSTTHRLLTTMQQQGFVRQVGDLGLWTIASHAFIVGSSFLQSRNLLAIVHPILRKLMEDSGETVNLAVLDQTDSQAIIIDQVQCTALMRMSAPIGGKLPMHASGAGKAFLAHLPDAQVTQLLHKKGLHGYTPHTFSSPQTLKENLVLIRKQGYSFDDEEHALGLRCIAACILDEHHDAFAAISISGPVSRITDDRVTELGALVIKSAKQVMQEYSGL; translated from the coding sequence ATGACGCCACCAGAACCAGCCAAACGCGGGAAGAAACCCAGAGTCAGTACGGGCACCACCGCGCAGCCAACCGGGCAGGTTCAGTCGCTGACCCGTGGCCTGACGCTGCTTGAATATATCGCCAAAGCAAACGGCAGCGTGGCGCTAACCGATCTCGCTCAACAGGCCGGTTTACCGAATTCCACGACCCACCGCCTGCTCACTACCATGCAGCAACAGGGCTTTGTGCGTCAGGTTGGCGATCTAGGGCTGTGGACGATTGCTTCACACGCGTTTATCGTCGGCAGCAGCTTTCTGCAAAGCCGCAACTTGCTGGCGATTGTGCATCCTATCCTACGCAAGCTAATGGAAGATTCGGGCGAGACAGTCAATCTGGCCGTGCTCGATCAGACCGATAGTCAGGCGATCATCATCGATCAGGTACAATGCACGGCGCTGATGCGCATGTCCGCCCCCATCGGCGGTAAATTGCCTATGCACGCTTCGGGTGCCGGGAAAGCGTTTCTGGCACATTTGCCCGATGCGCAGGTTACGCAACTGCTGCACAAAAAAGGACTGCACGGCTATACGCCACACACCTTCAGTTCCCCGCAAACCCTGAAGGAAAATCTCGTGCTGATTCGCAAACAGGGCTATTCGTTCGATGACGAAGAGCACGCGCTGGGGCTACGCTGTATCGCGGCCTGTATTCTGGATGAACATCACGATGCCTTCGCCGCCATTTCCATCTCTGGCCCCGTGTCGCGCATCACGGATGACCGCGTCACAGAACTCGGCGCGCTGGTGATCAAATCCGCTAAACAGGTTATGCAGGAATACAGTGGGTTATAA